The genomic region aattattttaataaatttgagtATTATTTTCCTCAGATCCCACCACTTTAACCGCAATAAGCGTGCTTATCATTGGCGTCTtgttatttaacttttatatgtttgtaaattttgtgtACATTTAAATGTTgggtaatacatacatacgtacatttattcattcatttattgtatttgtatttattgtggGTATGGAAAGAAATTCACAAGTAAATTTGTGCTTGtgcatttttttacatttgtacTAATTGGTGTTGCCGTTCTATTCGTCGCCGTTGTCAAATTGCGCTTCTACATATGGACTCCGGGTCCATATCAACATTTGCTATTTAGGAACTtatacttgtgtgtgtgtgtttatatgtagcgcgtctttattaaaaataaatttatgcgaTATGcatacgtatttatgtatgtatttacatatatatatatgtaaatgtatgtgggGCTCTTTCGTTCGTTGTTGACTCTTGTTCAATTGATATCAAGACGCAAATCATAATTGAAATAAGAATGCAACTACGCTAAACAATGTTGTAGAATATGGCAACGCGACTTGCGTCTTTATACCTGCATTTACATTCTGTCGCTCATATTAATACGCACACTATTTAATATTTcccataaataaatacaacctTCCAGACCATGCCGAGTGGTTTAGACGATCAAGAGAAGCTGCTAGCTGAAGCTATTGGCACAGCGCGAAAGCAGGCATTTCAAATGAATCACTTCTTGGACAAGGATCGCATTTTGGATGCACTCAAATGTGCCAGCACAATGTTAAGCGAATTGCGCACATCAATGCTATCGCCGAAGAGCTACTACGAGTTATGTGAGTATGCCGTGCACTTACTACAAAAAATGttactaaatgtaaattgtatttaaaaataaaaataatgttatcCATTGCTACCCTAGATATGGCCATCACAGATGAGCTCTGTCACTTGGAATTGTATTTGAGCGAGAAGAGCAATAAGGAGACAGATTTCTACGAACTTGTGCAGTACTCTCATACGATTGTGCCGCGTCTATATCTGCTCATAACCGTTGGTATTGTGTACATCAAAAAGGATTCAACGTTAAAACGCAGCATACTCAAAGATTTGGTGGAAATGTGTCGTGGTGTGCAACATCCTTTACGTGGTCTATTCTTGCGTAACTATCTGTTGCAATGCACACGCAATATACTGCCAGATGTGTTGATGGCTGAAAATGAACACGAAGGCAATATATTAGATGCCATCGAATTCGTTTTGACCAATTTTGCAGAGATGAATAAATTGTGGGTGCGTATGCAACATCAGGGGCACTCCAGCGAAAAGTCGCGACGTGAGAAGGAACGTGAAGAGCTAAAGATATTAGTGGGCACCAATTTGGTACGTCTATCACAACTGGAATCTGCCACATTGGCACACTATCAACGTTCCATATTACCTGGTATTTTGGAGCAAGTTGTCAGTTGTCGTGACGCCATTGCGCAAGAGTACCTCATGGAGTGTATTATACAAGTGTTCCCCGATGAATTTCATCTGCAAACGTTAGATCCGTTCCTGAAATCATGCGCACAGTTGGAAACTGGTgtgaatgttaaaaatattataatatcattAATTGATCGCTTGGCTGCGTACAACCAGAGAAGTGGCAAGGTTTGTTTGTGCACATTATTGAGAAAAATGAATGTacattaagtttttttaatttcctttacAGACCAGCGGCACAGATATCGAGTCTATTATACCAGCCGAGGTGGAGTTATTCGAAGTGTTCAGCATTCAAGTGGCAAACATTGTGCAGGTATGCATTTAGTTTCTCTATATCTATACTACATAAGGAATTGTTAAACCTTTTGTGCACTTTTTTTCAGAAGCGCATCGACATGCCGCTGGAGGATACGATATCTCTGCAGATTGCATTGCTGAGTTTGGCGCAGAAAGTCTATCCAGAACGCATTGATTATGTGGATAAAGTGCTCGGCACTACCACACAAATTTTGGAAAGCCTTGAAATGAACAAGTTAGTTGCatttattaagaaatttcatatttatatatgcgtatatatatatatattatatatatatacatatacatacatattcttgctaattttaatatttttttccaaacttgCAGTATTTCACATTTTCTCTCGGTGAATCAAGAGTTGTCGCGCCTCCTACGCATTTGCATCGATTTCTACAACAACGCATTGACTGTTATACAACTGAAGAATTTCACACCCTTGTTAGATAAGTTCGACTATATTTCACGAAAGTCATTGGCACTCTATTTGGTTATGAATATACTCGAGTTTGAAACGCTTATACCCACAGCTGAACAAGCTGAACATGTACTGACTATAATCGCGCCGCTGATTAAAGATGAAGAAGCGCCTTTGGGACCGGATGGTAAACCCGTGTCTCCACCTGCCAACGGTAATAATGTCGATCCTGAGGAATTCGGCGAAGAGCAAGGCATTGTTGCACGGTaaattttcgatatttattatttcaagcATATAAATTGTAACCCATTACTGTTTTTGCGCACAGTTTCATACACTACATGAAGGCCGATGAGCCCGACATGCAATACAAAATCCTACAAACGGCACGCAAGCATCTGGGTGCCGGTGGCTCACAACGTATTAAACACGTGCTACCGCCACTGATCTTCGCCGCCTACCAATTGGCCTACAAATATCGTGCTATTTCGGAAGAGGATGAAAATTGGGATAAGAAATGTCAGAAGATACTACAATACTGCCACAGCACAATTGCGGCGATAGCAAAAGCCGATATGGCTGATTTAGCTTTGCGCTTGTACCTGCAAGGTGCGCTGGTTATCGATGAAATCGGCTATTCGAATCACGAGACAGTGGCTTATGAGTTCATGACGCAAGCATTCTCCCTCTACGAAGATGAAATATCCGATTCGAAAGCGCAGCTGGCCGCCATCATGTTAATCATGTCCACATTTGAGCAAATGTCATGTTTCAGCGAGGAGAATGCCGAGCCGTTACGCACGAATTGTGCGCTGGCCGCTTCCAAATTGCTGAAGAAGCCCGATCAGTGCCGCGGTGTGGTGGCGTGCGCCGCACTCTTCTGGAGTGGCAAGTAAGTGCAAAAATGaagttaaaacaacaaataaatatgcttGGTACTAAATTACTTTCATTTGCTTTGCAGGAAAAACGCTAGCGAAATGCGTGATGAGAAG from Bactrocera tryoni isolate S06 chromosome 3, CSIRO_BtryS06_freeze2, whole genome shotgun sequence harbors:
- the LOC120771081 gene encoding vacuolar protein sorting-associated protein 35 isoform X2, coding for MYPWNSTSYSPSGGGGVSGRSGERRMTMPSGLDDQEKLLAEAIGTARKQAFQMNHFLDKDRILDALKCASTMLSELRTSMLSPKSYYELYMAITDELCHLELYLSEKSNKETDFYELVQYSHTIVPRLYLLITVGIVYIKKDSTLKRSILKDLVEMCRGVQHPLRGLFLRNYLLQCTRNILPDVLMAENEHEGNILDAIEFVLTNFAEMNKLWVRMQHQGHSSEKSRREKEREELKILVGTNLVRLSQLESATLAHYQRSILPGILEQVVSCRDAIAQEYLMECIIQVFPDEFHLQTLDPFLKSCAQLETGVNVKNIIISLIDRLAAYNQRSGKTSGTDIESIIPAEVELFEVFSIQVANIVQRIDMPLEDTISLQIALLSLAQKVYPERIDYVDKVLGTTTQILESLEMNNISHFLSVNQELSRLLRICIDFYNNALTVIQLKNFTPLLDKFDYISRKSLALYLVMNILEFETLIPTAEQAEHVLTIIAPLIKDEEAPLGPDGKPVSPPANGNNVDPEEFGEEQGIVARFIHYMKADEPDMQYKILQTARKHLGAGGSQRIKHVLPPLIFAAYQLAYKYRAISEEDENWDKKCQKILQYCHSTIAAIAKADMADLALRLYLQGALVIDEIGYSNHETVAYEFMTQAFSLYEDEISDSKAQLAAIMLIMSTFEQMSCFSEENAEPLRTNCALAASKLLKKPDQCRGVVACAALFWSGKKNASEMRDEKRTLECLKKGARIIAHCLDVGVQVQLYVELLNHYLFYFERGNSLITVAMLNQLIAKINEDLPNLEPTEETKQIEMHYKNTLAHIKSRLESNDAGLEVSFAGISIN
- the LOC120771081 gene encoding vacuolar protein sorting-associated protein 35 isoform X1 encodes the protein MYPWNSTSYSPSGGGGVSGRSGERRMTMPSGLDDQEKLLAEAIGTARKQAFQMNHFLDKDRILDALKCASTMLSELRTSMLSPKSYYELYMAITDELCHLELYLSEKSNKETDFYELVQYSHTIVPRLYLLITVGIVYIKKDSTLKRSILKDLVEMCRGVQHPLRGLFLRNYLLQCTRNILPDVLMAENEHEGNILDAIEFVLTNFAEMNKLWVRMQHQGHSSEKSRREKEREELKILVGTNLVRLSQLESATLAHYQRSILPGILEQVVSCRDAIAQEYLMECIIQVFPDEFHLQTLDPFLKSCAQLETGVNVKNIIISLIDRLAAYNQRSGKTSGTDIESIIPAEVELFEVFSIQVANIVQKRIDMPLEDTISLQIALLSLAQKVYPERIDYVDKVLGTTTQILESLEMNNISHFLSVNQELSRLLRICIDFYNNALTVIQLKNFTPLLDKFDYISRKSLALYLVMNILEFETLIPTAEQAEHVLTIIAPLIKDEEAPLGPDGKPVSPPANGNNVDPEEFGEEQGIVARFIHYMKADEPDMQYKILQTARKHLGAGGSQRIKHVLPPLIFAAYQLAYKYRAISEEDENWDKKCQKILQYCHSTIAAIAKADMADLALRLYLQGALVIDEIGYSNHETVAYEFMTQAFSLYEDEISDSKAQLAAIMLIMSTFEQMSCFSEENAEPLRTNCALAASKLLKKPDQCRGVVACAALFWSGKKNASEMRDEKRTLECLKKGARIIAHCLDVGVQVQLYVELLNHYLFYFERGNSLITVAMLNQLIAKINEDLPNLEPTEETKQIEMHYKNTLAHIKSRLESNDAGLEVSFAGISIN
- the LOC120771081 gene encoding vacuolar protein sorting-associated protein 35 isoform X3, producing MTMPSGLDDQEKLLAEAIGTARKQAFQMNHFLDKDRILDALKCASTMLSELRTSMLSPKSYYELYMAITDELCHLELYLSEKSNKETDFYELVQYSHTIVPRLYLLITVGIVYIKKDSTLKRSILKDLVEMCRGVQHPLRGLFLRNYLLQCTRNILPDVLMAENEHEGNILDAIEFVLTNFAEMNKLWVRMQHQGHSSEKSRREKEREELKILVGTNLVRLSQLESATLAHYQRSILPGILEQVVSCRDAIAQEYLMECIIQVFPDEFHLQTLDPFLKSCAQLETGVNVKNIIISLIDRLAAYNQRSGKTSGTDIESIIPAEVELFEVFSIQVANIVQKRIDMPLEDTISLQIALLSLAQKVYPERIDYVDKVLGTTTQILESLEMNNISHFLSVNQELSRLLRICIDFYNNALTVIQLKNFTPLLDKFDYISRKSLALYLVMNILEFETLIPTAEQAEHVLTIIAPLIKDEEAPLGPDGKPVSPPANGNNVDPEEFGEEQGIVARFIHYMKADEPDMQYKILQTARKHLGAGGSQRIKHVLPPLIFAAYQLAYKYRAISEEDENWDKKCQKILQYCHSTIAAIAKADMADLALRLYLQGALVIDEIGYSNHETVAYEFMTQAFSLYEDEISDSKAQLAAIMLIMSTFEQMSCFSEENAEPLRTNCALAASKLLKKPDQCRGVVACAALFWSGKKNASEMRDEKRTLECLKKGARIIAHCLDVGVQVQLYVELLNHYLFYFERGNSLITVAMLNQLIAKINEDLPNLEPTEETKQIEMHYKNTLAHIKSRLESNDAGLEVSFAGISIN